One part of the Truepera radiovictrix DSM 17093 genome encodes these proteins:
- a CDS encoding CHAD domain-containing protein, with translation MAYRLEPHEPLSEGLRRVAAAELAGARASLEAALRSLPDGADADRDAPIHDARKRLKKLRALVYLVRDDLGRAPAKRLNGRLREAGRALSALRDAGVMLKTLAALVAADAAPQPPERAQRAVRRALKQHQRVAFDPVSTRQRLESALAGVCSVQAEVATWPLADRWEGVGARLRRGYREGRRAMASAYGERQGDLTDERFHTWRKAVKRLWYHLRLLHPLWPPVMGAYAAEAEALGELLGRDNDLAVLLRFLAADPERFGGEEAVRALVTAGAAQMSALRSAAAPLGKRLYAEPPEAFARRLAALYEVMRDG, from the coding sequence GTGGCGTACCGCCTCGAACCCCACGAACCCCTCTCCGAGGGTCTCCGGCGCGTCGCGGCGGCGGAGCTCGCGGGGGCGCGGGCGTCATTAGAGGCGGCGCTGCGCTCGCTACCCGACGGAGCGGACGCGGACCGCGACGCCCCGATCCACGACGCCCGCAAGCGCCTGAAAAAACTCCGCGCCCTCGTCTACCTCGTCCGCGACGACCTCGGCCGGGCGCCCGCAAAACGCCTCAACGGGCGCTTGCGCGAGGCGGGGCGCGCGCTCTCGGCGCTGCGCGACGCCGGGGTGATGCTTAAGACGCTGGCGGCGCTCGTCGCTGCCGACGCTGCTCCCCAGCCCCCCGAACGCGCCCAGCGCGCCGTTAGGCGCGCGCTCAAGCAGCACCAGCGCGTGGCCTTCGACCCAGTGTCCACGCGCCAGCGTCTGGAGAGCGCCCTGGCGGGTGTCTGCAGCGTCCAGGCCGAGGTCGCTACCTGGCCCCTCGCCGACCGCTGGGAGGGGGTTGGCGCGCGCCTTCGGCGCGGCTACCGTGAGGGGCGGCGGGCAATGGCGAGCGCGTACGGCGAAAGGCAGGGCGACCTGACGGACGAGCGCTTTCACACCTGGCGCAAGGCGGTTAAGCGCCTGTGGTATCACCTGCGGCTCCTGCACCCGCTCTGGCCACCGGTGATGGGCGCGTACGCCGCCGAGGCGGAGGCGCTCGGGGAGCTCCTGGGCCGCGACAACGACCTCGCCGTCTTGCTGCGTTTTCTCGCCGCCGATCCCGAGCGTTTCGGCGGCGAGGAGGCGGTGCGGGCGTTGGTCACCGCGGGCGCCGCTCAGATGAGCGCGCTTCGCAGCGCCGCAGCGCCCCTCGGCAAGCGGCTCTACGCGGAGCCCCCCGAGGCCTTTGCGCGGCGGCTGGCGGCGCTCTACGAGGTGATGCGTGACGGGTGA
- the gnd gene encoding decarboxylating NADP(+)-dependent phosphogluconate dehydrogenase, with protein sequence MCPPTPETPPQAELGLIGLAVMGRNLVLNLADHGYTVAVFNRTTQRMTDFLEGEAKGRSVVGYERLEDFVGALERPRKVMLMVEAGRGVDAVIGALLPLLEPGDVIIDGGNSNFLDTRRRERDLRERGIHFLGVGISGGEEGARHGPSIMPGGSREAWELVRPILQRVAAHVGGAPCCDYVGEDGAGHFVKMVHNGIEYGDMQLIGEAYDLMRSVLGMNADELAETFARWNEGPLNSYLIDITATIFRVRDRDGTPLVENILDVAGQKGTGRWTVVAALEEGVPLTLIAEAVFARSLSALKSERVAAAAHLTGPAPSAAPEREAVLADLEAALYAAKITSYAQGYMLLRAAAKTYGWSLNYGGVAQMWRGGCIIRSAFLDHIKAAYDADPELPNLLLAPYFRDAVTRAQGAWRRTVAFGVQHGVPLPAFGAALAFFDGLRRATGPANLLQAQRDFFGAHTFERVDGPRGTFYHADWLGQGGGTSDGGGA encoded by the coding sequence ATGTGCCCACCTACCCCCGAAACGCCCCCACAAGCCGAGCTCGGACTGATCGGACTCGCCGTGATGGGGCGCAACTTGGTCCTCAACCTCGCCGACCACGGCTACACGGTCGCCGTCTTTAACCGCACCACGCAGCGGATGACGGACTTTCTCGAGGGCGAGGCCAAGGGACGCAGCGTCGTCGGCTACGAGCGGCTGGAGGACTTTGTCGGCGCGCTCGAGCGCCCCCGCAAGGTCATGCTGATGGTCGAGGCGGGCCGCGGGGTCGACGCGGTCATCGGGGCGCTCCTGCCGCTCCTCGAGCCCGGCGACGTCATCATCGACGGGGGCAACTCGAACTTTCTAGACACCCGCCGTCGGGAACGCGACCTGCGCGAACGGGGGATTCACTTCCTCGGCGTCGGCATCTCCGGCGGCGAGGAGGGGGCGCGCCACGGCCCCTCGATCATGCCGGGCGGTTCGCGCGAGGCCTGGGAGCTCGTCCGCCCCATCTTGCAGCGCGTCGCCGCGCACGTCGGGGGCGCGCCTTGCTGCGACTACGTCGGCGAGGACGGCGCGGGCCACTTCGTCAAGATGGTCCACAACGGGATCGAGTACGGCGACATGCAGCTCATCGGCGAAGCCTACGACCTGATGAGGAGCGTTCTCGGCATGAACGCCGATGAGCTCGCCGAGACCTTCGCGCGGTGGAACGAGGGGCCGCTCAACTCGTACCTGATCGACATCACCGCGACCATCTTCCGGGTTAGAGACCGCGACGGCACCCCTTTGGTCGAAAACATCCTCGACGTCGCGGGGCAAAAGGGCACGGGTCGCTGGACGGTCGTCGCCGCGCTCGAGGAGGGGGTGCCGCTCACGCTGATCGCCGAGGCGGTGTTCGCCCGCTCGCTCTCGGCGCTTAAGAGCGAGCGCGTCGCCGCCGCAGCGCACCTCACGGGGCCGGCGCCGAGCGCCGCGCCGGAGCGCGAGGCGGTGCTCGCCGACCTCGAGGCGGCGCTCTACGCCGCCAAGATCACCTCGTACGCGCAGGGCTACATGCTCCTGCGCGCCGCCGCGAAGACCTACGGTTGGTCGCTCAACTACGGCGGCGTGGCGCAGATGTGGCGCGGCGGCTGCATCATCCGCTCGGCGTTTTTAGACCACATCAAAGCCGCCTACGACGCCGACCCCGAGCTGCCCAATCTGCTCCTCGCCCCCTACTTCCGCGACGCCGTGACGCGCGCGCAGGGCGCGTGGCGGCGCACGGTCGCTTTCGGCGTGCAGCACGGGGTGCCGCTCCCCGCCTTCGGTGCCGCGCTGGCTTTTTTCGACGGTCTGCGGCGCGCCACGGGGCCAGCCAACTTGCTCCAAGCCCAGCGCGACTTTTTCGGGGCCCACACCTTCGAGCGCGTCGACGGCCCGCGGGGCACCTTCTACCACGCCGATTGGCTGGGGCAGGGCGGGGG
- a CDS encoding 3'-5' exonuclease, whose translation MLPDTPHLPCPRCGRPLRHARCGCTPPSPEQRRALAAIAALLARDDVLILDTETTGLKSAEVIELALLSTRGEVLLDTLVRPKVMRLNPYAARVHRITLAELADRPTWPEVLPELRRLAERATVLAWNAPFDARMLEATSAAWGLPHPRLLFACAMRLYARARGRRSYGLHRALADEGLSELLECYASHRARGDVQFVLEVLRAALRTPQR comes from the coding sequence GTGCTCCCTGACACGCCGCATCTCCCCTGCCCGCGCTGCGGCCGCCCGCTCCGCCACGCCCGCTGCGGCTGCACCCCCCCATCACCCGAGCAGCGCCGCGCGTTGGCGGCGATCGCCGCCCTTTTGGCGCGCGACGACGTCCTCATCCTCGACACCGAGACGACCGGCCTCAAAAGCGCCGAGGTGATCGAACTTGCCCTGCTGAGCACCCGCGGCGAGGTGCTGCTCGACACCCTCGTGCGGCCCAAGGTGATGCGGCTCAACCCTTACGCCGCGCGCGTTCACCGGATCACGCTCGCCGAGCTCGCCGACCGACCGACCTGGCCCGAGGTGCTCCCCGAACTGCGGCGCCTCGCCGAGCGGGCGACCGTTCTGGCCTGGAACGCGCCCTTCGACGCGCGGATGCTCGAGGCGACGAGCGCCGCCTGGGGTCTTCCCCACCCGCGGCTCCTTTTCGCCTGCGCCATGCGGCTCTACGCGCGCGCGCGCGGGCGGCGGAGCTACGGCCTGCACCGCGCTCTTGCCGACGAGGGGCTCTCGGAGCTGCTGGAATGTTACGCGAGCCACCGCGCCCGCGGCGACGTGCAGTTCGTCCTCGAGGTGCTGCGCGCCGCCCTCCGGACACCGCAGCGCTAG